Proteins co-encoded in one Medicago truncatula cultivar Jemalong A17 chromosome 8, MtrunA17r5.0-ANR, whole genome shotgun sequence genomic window:
- the LOC11435922 gene encoding sialyltransferase-like protein 2 isoform X2 produces the protein MYVYLSYHLTDEEAESLLSLHNSFQKCVSANGLGLKAASSSDYCQTTISFPSDTIPKWKDPKTGELEALSFDFNLCEAVATWEQVRNSTTILTKEFIDSLPNGWEEYAWRRINKGIQLNRCENRTLCMEKLSLVLPETSPYFPRQYGRCAVIGNSGDLLKTRFGKEIDGYDVVLRENGAPTQNYTEYVGRKSTFRLLNRGSAKALDKVVELDEQRKEVLIVKTTIHDIMNKMIKELPIRNPVYLMLGASFGSAAKGTGLKALEFALSMCDSVDMYGFTVDPGYKEWTRYFSESRQGHTPLHGRAYYQMMECLGLIKIHSPMRADPNRVVKWVPSPHIIRAARIASEKLLRRVGAGSEDPLRACSVVKKQAKRNINAVSKLRKAALDHMRYVKSTTMYPLEHSPGHGLLCTVPSAK, from the exons atgtatgtat ATCTCAGTTATCACCTCACTGATGAAGAAGCCGAATCGTTGCTTTCGCTTCACAATTCTTTCCAGAAATGTGTG AGTGCAAATGGACTTGGTCTGAAAGCAGCTAGTAGCAGTGATTACTGTCAAACCACAATAAGTTTTCCCAGTGACACCATCCCCAAATGG AAAGATCCCAAAACCGGTGAACTTGAAGCTCtatcttttgattttaatcTATGTGAAGCTGTGGCCACATGGGAACAG GTGCGGAACAGCACCACTATACTCACCAAGGAATTCATTGATTCTTTACCAAATGGGTGGGAGGAGTATGCTTGGCGTAGGATCAATAAAGGAATACAGCT CAACCGCTGCGAGAACAGGACCTTGTGCATGGAGAAACTTTCACTGGTGCTCCCCGAAACATCACCATACTTCCCTAGACAGTATGGGCGCTGTGCTGTTATTGGTAATTCGGGAGACCTCTTGAAAACAAGATTTGGAAAGGAGATAGATGGTTATGATGTGGTCTTAAGAGAAAATGGTGCTCCAACACAG AACTACACTGAATACGTGGGTAGGAAAAGCACATTTCGTCTTCTAAATCGAGGATCTGCCAAAGCCCTGGATAAAGTTGTTGAATTAGATG AGCAAAGAAAAGAAGTCTTGATAGTAAAAACAACCATTCATGACATCATGAACAAAATGATCAAG GAACTACCTATAAGAAACCCTGTATATCTCATGCTAGGTGCTTCCTTTGGTTCAGCTGCAAAAGGAACCGGGCTTAAGGCTCTTGAATTTGCCCTCTCCATGTGTGATTCAGTGGATATGTATGGCTTCACTGTGGATCCTGGCTATAAAGAATG GACAAGATATTTCTCTGAATCTCGTCAAGGCCATACGCCGTTGCATGGCAGAGCTTATTACCAGATGATGGAGTGCTTGGGA CTGATCAAAATCCATTCTCCCATGAGAGCTGATCCAAACCGTGTGGTAAAATGGGTTCCAAGCCCCCATATTATAAGGGCGGCTAGGATTGCATCAGAGAAATTACTGAG GAGAGTTGGAGCAGGATCTGAAGATCCATTGCGTGCATGTTCCGTAGTTAAGAAGCAAgctaaaagaaatataaatgcAGTTTCAAAACTCCGAAAGGCAGCACTTGATCATATGAGGTATGTGAAGAGCACAACCATGTATCCTCTGGAGCATAGTCCCGGACATGGGTTGCTTTGCACTGTGCCAAGTGCCAAATGA
- the LOC11435920 gene encoding protein bicaudal C homolog 1 yields MAEIQPAEGQINGGGTLILNSTEPIGTKRQRRPSVRLGDIGVDPPYDSHARRNNKSWKLSFDHQRKEKDSIASGKPSKIRPLTNLSSVGEFNETLDGEGNIDSTVAIGGWKVKESKKRGSVATKRVRSNWVSRIDETGGGVVEEKYSGAEDVDDGYREFDVENSESPLKEQSPIHSMENLGIDGHRRSFKSRDHNDGIELSGPSENGDRNDNVGRIRFGEDGIRIWLNGLGLGRYAPVFEVHEVDDEVLPMLTLEDLKDMGINAVGSRRKLYCAIQKLGKGFS; encoded by the coding sequence ATGGCGGAAATTCAACCGGCGGAGGGGCAGATAAATGGCGGCGGAACCCTAATTTTGAACTCAACTGAACCAATCGGAACGAAGCGACAGAGAAGACCAAGTGTCCGATTAGGTGATATTGGCGTCGACCCACCTTACGATTCTCACGCCCGACGCAACAATAAGAGCTGGAAACTCTCCTTCGATCATCAACGCAAGGAAAAAGATTCAATTGCTTCAggtaaaccttcaaagattcgACCTTTAACTAATTTGAGTTCGGTCGGTGAATTCAATGAAACCCTAGACGGTGAAGGGAATATTGATAGTACTGTTGCAATTGGTGGCTGGAAGGTTAAAGAATCAAAGAAGAGAGGTTCTGTTGCTACTAAGAGAGTTAGATCGAATTGGGTTTCTAGAATTGATGAAACCGGTGGTGGTGTTGTTGAGGAAAAATATAGTGGTGCTGAAGATGTGGATGATGGGTATAGAGAATTTGATGTGGAAAATTCGGAAAGTCCTTTGAAAGAACAAAGTCCTATTCATTCAATGGAGAACTTAGGGATTGATGGGCATAGAAGGAGTTTTAAGAGTAGGGATCATAATGATGGGATTGAGTTATCTGGGCCATCTGAAAATGGTGATAGGAATGACAATGTTGGGAGGATTAGGTTTGGTGAAGATGGGATTAGGATTTGGCTTAATGGGTTGGGATTAGGTCGTTATGCGCCCGTGTTTGAAGTGcatgaagttgatgatgaagttTTGCCGATGTTGACGCTAGAGGATCTCAAAGATATGGGAATTAATGCTGTTGGATCGAGAAGAAAACTGTACTGCGCTATTCAGAAGCTTGGTAAGGGCTTCTCTTGA
- the LOC11435922 gene encoding sialyltransferase-like protein 2 isoform X1 → MRILRLGLLLALASGFAAICIYITGLSEPSVYLSYHLTDEEAESLLSLHNSFQKCVSANGLGLKAASSSDYCQTTISFPSDTIPKWKDPKTGELEALSFDFNLCEAVATWEQVRNSTTILTKEFIDSLPNGWEEYAWRRINKGIQLNRCENRTLCMEKLSLVLPETSPYFPRQYGRCAVIGNSGDLLKTRFGKEIDGYDVVLRENGAPTQNYTEYVGRKSTFRLLNRGSAKALDKVVELDEQRKEVLIVKTTIHDIMNKMIKELPIRNPVYLMLGASFGSAAKGTGLKALEFALSMCDSVDMYGFTVDPGYKEWTRYFSESRQGHTPLHGRAYYQMMECLGLIKIHSPMRADPNRVVKWVPSPHIIRAARIASEKLLRRVGAGSEDPLRACSVVKKQAKRNINAVSKLRKAALDHMRYVKSTTMYPLEHSPGHGLLCTVPSAK, encoded by the exons ATGAGGATTCTACGATTGGGATTGTTGCTTGCTTTAGCATCTGGATTTGCAGCCATTTGCATTTACATCACTGGACTCTCCGAACCTtctgtat ATCTCAGTTATCACCTCACTGATGAAGAAGCCGAATCGTTGCTTTCGCTTCACAATTCTTTCCAGAAATGTGTG AGTGCAAATGGACTTGGTCTGAAAGCAGCTAGTAGCAGTGATTACTGTCAAACCACAATAAGTTTTCCCAGTGACACCATCCCCAAATGG AAAGATCCCAAAACCGGTGAACTTGAAGCTCtatcttttgattttaatcTATGTGAAGCTGTGGCCACATGGGAACAG GTGCGGAACAGCACCACTATACTCACCAAGGAATTCATTGATTCTTTACCAAATGGGTGGGAGGAGTATGCTTGGCGTAGGATCAATAAAGGAATACAGCT CAACCGCTGCGAGAACAGGACCTTGTGCATGGAGAAACTTTCACTGGTGCTCCCCGAAACATCACCATACTTCCCTAGACAGTATGGGCGCTGTGCTGTTATTGGTAATTCGGGAGACCTCTTGAAAACAAGATTTGGAAAGGAGATAGATGGTTATGATGTGGTCTTAAGAGAAAATGGTGCTCCAACACAG AACTACACTGAATACGTGGGTAGGAAAAGCACATTTCGTCTTCTAAATCGAGGATCTGCCAAAGCCCTGGATAAAGTTGTTGAATTAGATG AGCAAAGAAAAGAAGTCTTGATAGTAAAAACAACCATTCATGACATCATGAACAAAATGATCAAG GAACTACCTATAAGAAACCCTGTATATCTCATGCTAGGTGCTTCCTTTGGTTCAGCTGCAAAAGGAACCGGGCTTAAGGCTCTTGAATTTGCCCTCTCCATGTGTGATTCAGTGGATATGTATGGCTTCACTGTGGATCCTGGCTATAAAGAATG GACAAGATATTTCTCTGAATCTCGTCAAGGCCATACGCCGTTGCATGGCAGAGCTTATTACCAGATGATGGAGTGCTTGGGA CTGATCAAAATCCATTCTCCCATGAGAGCTGATCCAAACCGTGTGGTAAAATGGGTTCCAAGCCCCCATATTATAAGGGCGGCTAGGATTGCATCAGAGAAATTACTGAG GAGAGTTGGAGCAGGATCTGAAGATCCATTGCGTGCATGTTCCGTAGTTAAGAAGCAAgctaaaagaaatataaatgcAGTTTCAAAACTCCGAAAGGCAGCACTTGATCATATGAGGTATGTGAAGAGCACAACCATGTATCCTCTGGAGCATAGTCCCGGACATGGGTTGCTTTGCACTGTGCCAAGTGCCAAATGA